One Vicia villosa cultivar HV-30 ecotype Madison, WI linkage group LG5, Vvil1.0, whole genome shotgun sequence genomic window, AAAGGGACAAGCATATTCATGACACCACCTTCCTTTCTTCATCTAAATAGTTACAAACAAGACTATAGGATATGTATCACATATTCATAGTTCATAGTTAATAATAGTCAATAGAAACCAAAAACAGAACAgataaaaccaaaccaacctaaaTCAAGTAAAACAAAGATTACAAATCAATAAAACCAACCATCAAGAAAAGAAGATTGAAAGTGCACCAATAGCAACAAAACAACAATCAAGGCAGCCACACCCCATGGAGAGCTCCCTTCTGAGGGAGTTTGGTAGGTTGTCCTGCGCCTGCCCCATACAGAAAACCATTCTGAATCATCCATTGATGATAACAACCAAACTATAAGTATAAGAACCACTGGCAAGGCAAATAGAACCCAACCCAATTGTTCTTGAGCATTTTCAACAGCTTCTTCATAAGAAAAGTACCATGAACTACCAAGGAAGATGAAGATCACTGCTAAGATTAACAGAACAGGATATGGTAGAGGACTCAGAGTGAATCCATCCAAAACAGAAGAACCTCTGTTCCCTTCATAGGCCATTGAGTTTTATGGTTTTCTTTAAGGAACCACTGATATATAGTAAGTCAAAGAATTAGAGATAGTGTTGTGTTGGCAGGTAGAAAATTCAAAAAGAGGTTTCAGGATTTCTTTCCTTAAAAGGAGTGAATGGTGTTGTAGGAGGACATAATATATAGCAAGATAATGTTGTTTATCTTTTCAAGCTATATTAACTATTGATTATGACCTTTAATGATACACGACTTTTCATATAAACAGTACTAATTGTATAAACATGTTTGTTACTGCCAATAATTACATGTACATTACAAATTAGTACCGTAAATAAAAGCATATAAAAAGTTTGATTTTCTTTGATGTCACTTTGCCCCATTTCCTACTCAGATTATTGAATTGTACCTACTACAGTAGgttttagaaaagaaaaagtgaTAACTTCCTACACAACAACACTATTTACATTTCTAACGCAACATGGCTGTCTCTTTCAGCCGACTCATCCAAGTGCTTTCCTACCACAGCTGCAAGAATTTAACTTTTGCAAGTAATGTATAATCCACTTATATGCCGACATCATTTTAGACTGGTTCACATATCTATCATATTTGTGGTGATGTGTGGTAAATGAGCCACTTTATGATGCTGGGTGGTGATTATTGATTGCACCATTACCTACTAATAAAATAAATCTATTTTTCTACTTTTTCCTTCCTTCCTTCCTTCCTTCCTTccttccttctctctctctctctctctctctctctctctctcacacacacacacattgaaTACAAGAATCAATGCATTCCTCCTGAAAAACCTCTGTCTTGTAACTTGTTTAACACCAAAAAGTCAAAACCTCAACAAATTGTTATCATGAAATGCTTAAGCAAGCAAGCAAGAAAACACAACCATATAAAATATAACATTATATTATAGTTGATAGGAAACAATGGAACAGACTCATAAATTACAAGCATAGATAAGAGGTGATAGAACACAATTACAATTCAACCATTACCCACCACCAAGCTCTTGGACAAACATTGCCTACCGGTAACAGTAGCAGGCATGAGTGCAGCGACAGTATGTTGGCTTGGCACAAACCCTTTTTCTAGAGCTTCCCAACCAGGACACCAGAAAGAGGATCAGTAATACAATTATTGGTAGTACAAAAGGTGAGGAACCACTCTCCTCTTCAGCTTCTTCCTCTTGTTCACCAGAGAATAGCTTTGGTAGAGCCAAAAGAATCAACGCCACGGCCAAGATCAGAACAACATTTGAAGTATGAGCATCATTAGCCCTGGGTTTACAATAGTAGTAACCCATCAGGGGATTTGAATAAAAAGCCTCAGAAAATGGGAAGAATGAGTTTATAGAAGGGATTCACAATGATAAATTTGGAGCATACAATGATGACAAGGGAATTGCCCCAACCATATCAACAtggaattttataaaaataaggtGGAATCTATACAAGAACAGAAAATTATTCATAACATTATTGCCCACCACACAACTTTTTGGTAGTTGTTCATTTAATATTATCTTTTTAGTTAAGCTATCACATTCCGTGAGAAAGACGATACTATCATCACATATAAACAATGGTGGGGTCAATTGTAGCATTTATAGAAGATTTGACTTAAGGCAGTGTTTGCCGTTTGGTATGAAGTGGGGGATTCCAATACTCCAAttttaacataaaataattatagcGCAGATTATCATTTGAACTATTTATTTACATAAACTAACCAAAGGTAAATCCAAATTCCCGACTCACTATTTATCCTGTGATTCGTAAAAATGACTTTTACGGAGTGTAGAAGTTTAATTTGTCTTATCACTGTCAATATATAGGAAAACaggaaaaatattttaatatcagAGCTCATTCCCGTCCAAAAAACAGTTGGGACTAAGATCAATTATTGGATATTAAATGTTACATCATATTTGGAAGCATGTGGCCTACAGGAAATCAGCTGTTGATACGCCTCATTACCTAATATTCAACACAACAGATATCATAAACTTCAATCAAAGTCAACCAGTTTCTGTATATCTGAATTGCTAATGTTGTCACCGAAATTATCGTACTACGTACCATTGTCACAAAACTTTCTATTACTTTCGATTAGCCGACCATAAAAATTGGACAATTTAGTTCAAGCTATCTTCAAACTACGcttgaaaaattacaaaaaacaGTTAAATAATTATCTATGATAGTGTTGACTGTTGAACTGTTACAGCTGAACCTAGCGACATGAATGGCGCAAGAAATTTCCTCAGTATAATGTGTCTTCCACAACCCAATAAATATTACTTTGTAAAATGGCCACCCGGAATGTTGTAAAGCTAGTTTTGTCACAAGATGCAAAATTGACAAACACGGTTCCCTACAAGAACAAAGTTGGCTTTCCTTAAATATTACTTGAAAAATTAAGTTATCAGTCTCAGTGGAATGCGTTCTGTGTGGTAATAAAATGAAGGCGCGAAAATTTACCATCAACAGAGTTTCAGGTCACACTTTTCCTTCATATTTAAAATTGAGTTTGTAATCGTTTTGAAGAGTTGCCAAGGTACTTCTGCAAGGTCCCTCtacaaaaggaaacaaaaaatttaatttagattCTTCTTTTAATTGCTTTTCTAGAATTTGATTAAGTCAAGGTATGCATACCTCCAAAAACAGTGTGAAGATATTGAAGATCATCGACAGAGCAAGCATCTATCAAAGCATAGACACCAGGCCGTAAAGCTTCATCTATTTCTCTGCAAATAATGGTGTGAATAATTAGTATTTGAAAGGTTATTTGGCTAAATTTTCTTAAGTTAGCTAGAGCCTACCAAATTTCATTTCTATGGATACTTTTTTATCGTTAATCATTTCAAAATACGGGCAACAAAAAACTTAAATGCATAGATCAATATCTGTATTTTGAGAAACTCAGATGACAAAGTTGAGTGAAAGTCGGGGAGAGAAACAGGGTATCTGAGTGATTGAAAAGTGTAATCCTGCAACAGATAAACTATGGCGGGAAAAAGAAATGagtaaacaacaaaaataataaacaacCTTCTGATACCACTTCTCTTGGGACCATATCCTGAATAAACCGATATGTAGTTGGATAAAAATAGACAACATTGCCGACCAAATATATCTTTTTGCTGTTTTATCTGCATCATGATCATAGAAACAAACTGGGTAAGCAACCAAATATAAGAAACAAATACATGATTTGTCAAATAAAGACTGAGCCTTTTTGGAGGTTTTCACAATTTGCTAAACCAAGAAGGTAAACACATCATCCATTTAAATAAGAAGAAAACAAAACTGATTTTCGAGAGATAAGAAATGACTACAGAAAACAAGTATTAGCTGGTGAAGTAATATGCCATATCGATTTTAAGAAGAATACGGGCTTAGGAACTACAACAGCCTGTTACAAGCAACATCTAGACGGTGTTTCATGTCAGCAAGCTGAAATAGGCAGCTCCAAGCCACTAACATGACTACTTACTTACTAGACGGTGTTAGTTTTGCTATTAGTGTAAAAATAGGCAAGGGTATATTGATATATACATAGTATCACATCACATTAACTGTTTGAAATTTGACCCACTTCAAATCCCACTTGCCTCTGTCAAAATTAACATCAACAAAAGCAAGAACATAAAAGCAATTTATGTTCTTTATGCATTAAAATAAGCTTTGGTCTTTGAAAAGGCAGGACAGAGAGTATTTGAGTTGAAACGAGGAAAATTATTAAATGGAatgcaaaatatattattaaatgatGCAAAATAATATGGACGTACATACCTCTTCATATATTCTTCGAAGAAAACAAGCACATTTCACTCCCTCTTCTACTTCCCACAAAAACCAGCCTTCATTCCCCATCGATTTGTTGTTCTCTAAAACTGTCTCCAAGCAATTAAGAAGAACAGCGACAGAGGCTTCAAGATGGGCAACACACTGTTTGCACTCACTGGAAAGGTTATAAACAAGCAGAATATCATGCAGAGTCTAAATGTTGGGATTACAATAATAAGGCAGTGGAATGCACAGAGATGCTATTAACTTATTAAGTACGTCAAATAATAATACCTTGGACGATGCCTTATAATGGTACACAATAGTTGACAACAAGCAACAAATAGATTAATCGTGAATTGGTGATCTACATGACAGAAATTCACTCCATCTGCTGAATGAGAACTTTGCTCTTCTGAGACCATAATTGAATCTGAAGGACGAGAAGCTTTAGAAATTCTATGTTGATAGAAATTCTGAAAGAATGCAGCAGGGATATGTAACATGTGACCCACATGCCACACATCCATTGAGAAAAGACCATGTTTCCTTGAAATTGTAGTTAGCACTTCAACACACATGAGAATGGCTGACCCAGGATCGGGAGTACCGGCAACTGTtttacatctcatgttaacataaaatatatgtggGCTCTGTAAATGCACAATAATGTTGAAAACAGCAGATACTAAGCTCTGACAGTGTCTTTTGATCAGCTTCAGGCTTTTCCGACCTTGAAAACAGGAAGAAGAAAAAGGTCAGAGAATAACAAAAGAAAGATATGCATTTTCCCTGACCGTATTTTGTACCAATTAAACATGCAATATATATTGATAGAATAGAAGCAATCAATAAAATGCACCAATGTCAATCTGATAATCTAGGTATTTCAATTAAGGATTATAAATAGGGAATCCAGTATCATAAAATATGAAAGCTGCAGACAATGTTAGGATTCCCAAAAAGCGATTATAGATAACATACGAGTGAGAATTTAGGGTAAATTAGCAAAACAAGTGAATACAAGAAAGAACTGAGTTCTGACAGTTAAATTTTAGAGAACAGAAAcggtataataaataatattcctGTGTGTTTGTATAACATGTGTTGGAAGATTATATCATAAGTTTGATTTATGATAGGATATTATGATGCATTTGATGTGTGAAGTGACACATTTAGTGGAAAAGGTTTTGGTTATCATTGTTGTTTGAATACAATATTCACTATACTCTGTCATCAGCAAGATATTTTACCCTGCTAATTCTACATCTCCATCAGTATGTGATGCATATCATAATTATTCAACAATCAACAAATGACTTTCATAACCCAACGTGTGCGTAGTGCTGAAtcctttttgaataaaaaaatagtaaaactaTGAAAAAAAAACCATTTAATATTATTTCAGATTTTCTGAAGTGAATCAAAATGCAGTACTTATGTACTAGCTTTAAGAATGGCAAAAGGATATTCAAGGGATATAGTTTGCAAACATTAATTATACAATGAAATGAAAACTTTATTTTCAAGCCATATATGTGCCCTCAGCAGATGTTCTTAATACCTGAAACAAATTCGAGAATCATGTCCAAACAATCAATGCCAGCTGCCACAACTGTTGAAATTTCACCCCCatctttgtttgtttttatgcCATAGATTGCAGTGCATCCTTCTTCTAATCCAACTAGAGCTCTCTCAATGGCCTGTATAGTAGACAAAAGATGCAACTCTGATTGCCCCTCTATAAAAGCTTTAAATGACACCCGCAGCCTAGTTTTCAATTCATTCAAGCAAAAGTCGTGCATTTCATTAGAAGAGCAAGCTTCAAATGGTCCTTTATGCAGTGTCTTCGTGCTTGACTGTCTTTCGTGCAACGTTAGTTTTGCCCTTTTTCCTTGCAACAATATGGACTTGCCTATTGCCCTCATGTGAATATGTACTAATTTTGTATAAACTTTACTCGATGAGGTAGGATCTGTAAAAGGAAAATAACTTGCTAATTCTCTCAGATAGGTGAGAGCACCGTCTAACAAAAGAAAAGCAGACTGTTGTGGGACCCCAACCATCTCAGTAAATTCTAATAACAATACTTGTGAGATTTCAATAAATGCAGGCAGAGAACTTGAAGGCAATGACGAATCATCCATCTGCAAATTTAGCCTCAAAAGAGACGATGAAGCTATTAACAGTTGTCTAAGTAAAAAAGCTACTTCTGGATTATCACCTTTTATCAAGCTTTGTAACAAAGGTTTATTCAAACCCAGTGGCTCAGGGGAATCATCCCTAGCCAAAACACTGGCAACAAAGTTTACACTTTTGGGATTTGACATTATTTCAACATCACTGTCACTTTTTGAGACATTATCAGTTGCTGATGAAGTGGAGCAAGTAGCTTCCGTTTTAGATTCTTTTTGCGTTCCAGCCGAGCCATTTGCCTTAGAAACTGAGCATAAGTTGAAGGCTGGCTTTTCAAAATTCCGGTGATCGTGTAAATTTTCGGAGAGTTGATTATTCTCACTGAGCATTTTGTCTATTAAAAAGTTAACAACTTCCACAAAAGAAAATATACAACTATTTAGTTCTGAGCCATGTTCACGTTTCCACATCAACACTTTTTCTTTGTAACCACTATCTTCGACATTTTGACCCAGGGCAGATGTTAGGGCCCACAAAACTCCATTGAAGCATGAAACTGCCGAAGACAATCTATTCATGTTTTCGAAAGTAAGATCATGACCCACATTGACATGGCAAAGAATACCCTTTTGAGATGCAAGCAAATTTTGCATCAGCTCTTTCAAATTCTCAGCCATTAAGGTTAAACACTTCAATGCCTCAAGCTTGGAAGAATCTACATGCTGAGAAGATGAAAGCAAATGATTCTCTGCATGGCTAATTTTGTGATCAGAGTTTTCTTCACAAGGTATCTCATCTTCtttatcaaaacaaaaagcaTGGATATATTGATGTTTTCCAATGCCCAACAAGGCATATGAAGTGTGATCCATTAAAGAAAACATCAGAGATTTAAATAGAATATTTTCTGCTGAGAATACCTCTTGAAATCTAGCAATCACAGTTAATGACTTTAAAAGCCACAAAACAGGATACGAACTTTCAGAAATAACTGAGTTTGGTGAGGAACGGATGGTGTCTGTCTTCTCACTTAAACCCATTAATATATATCTTAAGGCCTTCCGGCAAGAGACAAATAACCTCAAATACTCACAATAATAGTCCCGATACACGGTGCTCTGAAAATATACCAAGGCATTTACAAGAAGCCTGCAAAGATTATGCAGATAGAAATTGAGAATTAATAATGTAAGCACTTCACAAATTATGCTCCAGAGAAATCATTGGCACAAACAATTAAATATGTCTAAGACATCTTTATCAAAGGCTCACAAATCACAACTATTTGGATTTCCTTTTCATCAGCAAGGTGTATAATAAgtaaatttgaaaatttctttggacAGAGGTTGTTTGGCATTTTCATCaaattaatttcttatttttgaacatataacACAGAACAGAACAGAAGCATGGATGCATTGATTTTATGTCTTATTCCCAAAGTTAAGTTGTCGAAAATGATAATAGGACTAGTTTTAATGAGCTATTGGATTCAAAGTAACTGATCAAATTATGGCATAGGATAGGATTATGTTTATAGCGTGAAAATTCCCATTTACCATCTCAGCAAAATCAGAAACTTTTGTAGCATTTTTGCATTATTTTTTATCTCTTTCATTCACACTCTCTTTTAATTAATATCTTTGTTTTAGGAGCTATCTTATCCTCAGCACTAATTGAACTTTTTACTCTGTAATACAATTTGTTCTTTTATTTACACATACAAAAGACAATAAGGTTGTATCCAGCACAAAGATGACTGTACCTTTCAAGGTTGAAAATACAAGACGcaatatgtgaaaatgatcctGTATTGACATCTGACATCAAAGTTAATAGATTAAGCAAAAGATGGCAATCTGTGAAACTCTTGATGGTAAGGGGGGAGGCATTTTCACTGCTGCTGATATCAGCATTAAGCTTATCACATGAATGAGCGACCGGCATTTTAACTGCAGAACAATCAACTGGAATCTCTTTTGAGTTGTCGAGGCCCCTTAAAAACTCAATCCAGTTAGGTACTGACCCAAGCTCGACAGCAGTACATGTGGTATTACTAAACAGTGGTAATACAGATTTCTCTAAAGCACTGCAAAAGATTGTGGCTAGATTCCTGTGGGCAAACTAAAACAATAAAACCAAATGAATACCTATGGATATAGTCGTTTTCTTAAGCAAAATACTGCATGAAACGAAAGCATCgataaataaacaaattcagGTTTACAGAAATCAGAactaaagctgaaacaaacactGGCAAAGATTAATATGTAATTCTTTACTAGATAATACATGAGTGTCTCTgcgaccaaaaaaaaaaaaaaactctgcaTAATCTAAGCATATTACCTTTAGCTCATACAAAATTGAATCACTTAGAAGATCTGCTGATATATGCGGCAAAGTGACTCTCTTGAGTAGCTTACAGTTATCTTGCATGTCTGGCTCTTGAAACTTGCTTGATACACAATGAAGGGAAGTTTGAAGTAAATGTGAGAAGAATTTTTTCAACTGCTTCTTGGAACCGTGATTACCCCAAATATCAACATTTTTGCAGAGATTTGACCATATGGCTATTGGCAATGAATTTTTGTTAGCAACATAAATTCCCTGGTTCCATTTGTTGATTTGAGGAGCCACAGAAACTAAATCTTCACTCTTAACATCATCAGAAATAAAGACCGGGGATTGATACACACACGATAAGTTTtccataataaaattagtaaGTCCAGCAGCCTCTTCCTTCAGGGCCTTGATTTGTGATCTATAAAGCTTATTTTGCAAATACTTCAATAATACAATGTGCCTATTCAAGTCAACAAGCCTCTGAAGAGCCATAGACTGAAAGATATAAACCAAAGGGGAACACTCATTGAAACCATACTTTAGATAGAAGTCTGAAATTAATTGCATAACAGCAAGGAGGGAAGCAGAAGGTTGGGTAATCCACGAGAAGAAACCAATGTCGATCTCATCAGTCTTCTCCATCAACTCAAAGGCAGAATATGCTGAGTAATCCCCCATCTCGGCTGACATTTTTTTTGATAGACTAGGAGACACAAGGCTGATTGCTTGCCTAAGCAAGCTTCGGCTGGACAAAAACAATTGCAAAAAGAGCACAAAGACCCATTGGCTGGACCTGCCAAATTTCTTGAAAACTTTGTCCTTTCCAACAGCCCGATCAGCAGTTTCTCCTAGTATAGATGAAAAAAACTTGCAAATAGTATCTGGTTGTTGTACAACTAGAATACTCAAGTAGGGACGCAACAATGACATAAGTTCTTTAACAGCAACTCCAACAAGATTGCTATTGCCTTCAGTTATAGTGGCTGAATCAAGCACTAAAGAATACAGTCTAGAGAGCCCTCTACCCAAGAGTTCCGCATGCAGATTAATCATTCGCAATTTGTTCCCATCAGCCAATAGAGAGCAGTTTTTCATCCACCTAAGAGTTTCAGATATATCACCTGTTATCTGTCTAATAAAGCCACTCACTTGCCCTTCTGGAATAGATTCCATGGCTTTATAAATAGTGTGGATGAACTTATGTGAAGATAACAGTCTTTCAACTGATTCGGAATAAACATTCTTAGACAGAAATGTCAATAACTTCGAAGAACTTTCTTCAGCATCACCGTCACAAGTCATAAGCCTGAGCGCTTTGCACAATGCTAGAATGGCTATTTGCACCTACATCATTTAACAGACAAAATGTGACGTTAGCTAAATAAAACCGTGACTATAACATTTTTCTGTAAGACTTTCCTTGAACATCATTTCCCTTCCCTCTGCCAGATGATCATACGTATAACTAGTATGAGTTACTGACAGTTTGACACACAATATAGTAATGAAACCATGAGAAGGACAAACCCATGCGAAACTCTAAAACATTAATTTCTACAGTGATCAGAGTTTGGATACAGACCTGGCGAAGTTGACTGTAGAGATTAACTATTTGGCATCCCAAGGCAGGAATAGTTGAAGATAGTGAGCTTTGATCAAAAGCACTTGCCATATTGCAATTGACGGTGGAGTATGATAACAAAATAAGCCATAAATTCACCAAATCTTCTCCAATAACCTCGTACTCAATTTCCAAAAGGTAGCCCATTGCAACTAATATCTCGTTAGCGGATAAAATAAATGTTTCCATCCCCGTCACATTAGTTGTATCATAATTGGATAAGCAGAGTATACTAGTGGAACTAGCTACCAatgtattaaatattttcttcaagaAATTGAGACAAGCTCCTCCAGATGTGTCCTCTGTTTTCACATATACTTTCTCTTGCATAAAACTAGCAAGCAAATTACCAATAGACTTTAGTATACCATAAAGATCACAAAAAAGGAGCTTGGCATCTATTTTAGCTTGGAGATAGGCATTCATCTCGAGCAAAAGAGGCTCCATAATCAGTACCAAAAAATTAAAAAGGGATTTTTGAGTATCTACAGAAATATTATTGGAGCTACAAGATTCTGCTGGCACAGGTGGCCTTGAATCATTTATTTTCTCCGTTGTATTGCTCCCTTCATGCAAAACTGAAGTTCCCTTAAACTTTCTCGCAGAATCGGCAAACAAGCGAAATATCAAACCTAAGCTACCCATTGCAATAGCATTCTTTTTGGATATAATTTTGTTCAGCACATCAAACAAATGTCTATGATAACTCTTAATAGTTGCTTTTGAATCTTTTGGTTTATCATCAGATGAAGCGGCATACTTTTCTGAACCATGTAAGCTTAAAAATTCATCAATATGAACTGGATGAAAAAGTCCATGAGAAATAACTTCTTCCACCACCTTCACCAATCTCCCTGTCCAAACGGGATCACTTCTATTAGCTGGAAGATGCAACTCACCGCACAAATGCAACAATGGTTCAAGAAGTTTGTCAACAAAATTCTGAAATCCTTTCCTAGCTGGATGGACCCTCAAAAATTTGGAGAAGGGCTGAAGCACCAACCACAAAAAACGGAATCCACAAGCACCCACACAGCTTCCATCAAGATTCTTGCCATACACTTTCAAGACAAGCTCAAGCACTGCCCCCGTTGTTTCAACCCATAAGTCCAAATTTTCATTTGACAACCCGCCATGCGATGAGAACACCAACGAAATACAATCAAGAGCAGTATTGTATAGTTTAAACTTTTCTTCTGAACAAGTGGAGAAGTCCTCTAGTAGAGATAGAGCATTTTTGACAATAAACTGAACAGTCTGTAGGAGGTTCCGCGACATATTCAAAGAGACACGAAGCTTCAAAGACTCCTGCAGACAGAACTTGAAAATCTCCCAACAACCAACATCCATATATGCATCAATTCCATCAAGCTGGGGTGTTTTGCCTTCACCCCAGTTTTCCTTCCCATTTGGAGGGAACAACACTGTCAGGATCCAATCCTTAAGATAACCTAGTAGTCTTGGTAGTTTAACAGTTTCACAATGTTGATCAATGTCAGCATCATCACCCACCATAGTACTCACAAAATTGAATGCTTGATTGACCTTACTGCACTAACACACAAAAAGCACCCAAAATAAGTCTCAGCCTCTCATGGATGGTTTATATGGCGAGAGAATTCATATtaaattgtttataaaaaatcaaaacacacaGTTGAAAGTATTCAATTACTTGAAAATTTGTTGCCTAATTCAAGATATAAATTAAAATTGGTTGAAAATAACCTGTGAAGATCAAGTTGTCTGTCTTGAATGCACAGTATTAATTGAAGATTGTTCCATGGAGTGGAAGATTTCACAGGCTCCTGAGGCTTCTGAGCAGACTCCAAACGGTGCAGTTTGGAAGGTTTTTCGGTTTGGTCATGAATTTTCTCCTTTCGCTTACGTTTTTGAAACTTTGCATTAGCTTCCGAATTCGTCATTGTCGAGTTTTATTTGAATTAGGAAGGTTTCTGAATTTAAGGTGTAATGATAAACCCTACAGCGCAATCAAAATATTAAGGGTTTAAGCTTTTATAACTAAAATCAGTTATGCAGAGAACTGAACTAACCTGAAGCACGGAGAGACGGAGGAGACGGCGAGAGGAAAGGAGGGACACGACGGAGGCGGCGGCGGCGAAACACGAACGGCTACAGACAAGGTGTACGTTCAATGAGTGCAATAAAGTGAGGTGGCGGCGAGAACAAAAGGGAGGGATGGAGTTGAGAGAGGGAGAAGGATAGTGATTTGGTATGATAAATCTATTATAACATCTGTGGACTTGTGTGATCGAATGGTTTAAAATGGTGTTGCATGGTGCACCACTTTAGTGGTTTCTGCATAATAAAAAATTCCCTACTTTAAAATGTCAAAAAGGATGtactagaaaaataaaaaagtcaaaaaaattctAGCCCAACACACATGAGTTGAGTTATTTCTCAACAACTTGCTACATTTAAGAAAaatcataatattaatattagaaaAATACCATTTTTTCATCCTTTAACTTTGTTTCGGAGTCTAATTTGatcttttaacttttaaaaagttcaaattaaTCCTTTAACTATTAAAACAACGCCATGTTAGTCCTTCCGTCTGAGTCTGTTAGTCAAAGTAAAAAAAACGTCTAAGTGACATTGTAATATGCTGATGTGAAATGCCACGTGTTTAGATCAACTTTAGTGACGGAAAAAACCATCACTTTGTTCGAAAACCAAATGACCCTTCAGACCTCCAAATTCACTTTCCAGAAAACCaactttttttgt contains:
- the LOC131602233 gene encoding uncharacterized protein LOC131602233; the protein is MAYEGNRGSSVLDGFTLSPLPYPVLLILAVIFIFLGSSWYFSYEEAVENAQEQLGWVLFALPVVLILIVWLLSSMDDSEWFSVWGRRRTTYQTPSEGSSPWGVAALIVVLLLLVHFQSSFLDGWFY